The nucleotide sequence ggagagaggaggaggaggtagTTTTTTGGGTGGGTCACAGTCGAAGGCTGATGAATCCGACAGCTGGGTGTCGAATAAGAGCTCCATGCCGTCGGAGGGACGGAGATTCGGCGGTGGCGGGTTTGATCGGGAGAGGAAAGTAGGGTTCCCGTCTAATGGAGGTGCTGATTCTGATAATTgggggaggaagaaggaggagactAATGGTGGGTCTGGATTTGATCGAGAGAGAAAGGTTGGGTACGTGTCCAATGGCGGTGGTGCGGATTCTGATGTGTGGGGGAAGAAGAGGGGGGAGAGTAATGGTGGTCTTAATGAGAGTACTGCGAGGCCGAGGCTCAATTTGCAGCCTAGGACTTTGCCTGTGAGCAACGAGACCTCACCAGGGTCGGCCACTGCACCGAAGCCCAAGGGCTCGAACCCATTTGGTGCAGCAAGGCCGAGGGAGGAGGTGTTGGCGGAGAAAGGGAAGGACTGGAAGGAGATTGATGAGCAGCTTGAGTCTGCTAAGATTAAGGAGGTGGCGGAGATAGCTAACAGCGAGTCGTTAGGGAGGAGGAGTTTTGGGATGGGAAATGGGCGTGCTGGTGATCGAACTGAGAGAGCTTGGAGGAAGCCTGATTCACGCCCCCAGAGGTATGTTGTTTTAGTAATATGATCGATTGGGAACTTCAAATACTCGTAGTTAGGATGCTTAGTTGTAAAGTTGATCCTTTCGGTACTTGCATGTTGATTTTGATTGCATGTTAGCAATGCATTGCTGTTGGAATTTTTTGAATGAGTTTTTGGGAAATGGTGCTTGATGGAACAGTGAATTAGCATATTAgttgtgtgttgtgtgtgctGAGTCTTTCAGTTTTTCTTTGTATATAGGGATTGTTTAGGTTAGCTCTATGAACC is from Malus sylvestris chromosome 5, drMalSylv7.2, whole genome shotgun sequence and encodes:
- the LOC126621633 gene encoding eukaryotic translation initiation factor 4B3-like, with the translated sequence MAATVSPWAKPGAWALAAEEQEAELEQQAKEEQQRAVEPPSSDFPSLSVAAATKPKKKKPTISLAEFNTFGAPKPKPAEHPVGLTHEDRMLLPTGPRERTAEELDRNRLGGGFKTYGGDRGNSRYSNGDESSDSKWGQRKEGGFGKESNRDEPSRADEVDDWGAAKKSMPGNSFERRERGGGGSFLGGSQSKADESDSWVSNKSSMPSEGRRFGGGGFDRERKVGFPSNGGADSDNWGRKKEETNGGSGFDRERKVGYVSNGGGADSDVWGKKRGESNGGLNESTARPRLNLQPRTLPVSNETSPGSATAPKPKGSNPFGAARPREEVLAEKGKDWKEIDEQLESAKIKEVAEIANSESLGRRSFGMGNGRAGDRTERAWRKPDSRPQSADKSETKSNSEEPEGHVEPDKPENEHVDEN